Proteins encoded in a region of the Marmota flaviventris isolate mMarFla1 chromosome 3, mMarFla1.hap1, whole genome shotgun sequence genome:
- the LOC114103852 gene encoding gametocyte-specific factor 1-like has product MEPEDLKTCPYVPNHRMPASRLQYHLASCKKKNPKIAKKMANCKYNACHVVPIERLKEHEANCTERTAVDDEPFNLPKVSFPSLEPNEKPSNAAHQIPDTDIWNEDNMHHSPSFVLQTFTPKMLVCESDPRDLKKKVTDDNDPNNYKSWRKGQKN; this is encoded by the exons ATGGAGCCAGAAGACTTAAAAACATGTCCTTATGTCCCAAACCACAGGATGCCAGCCAGCAGGTTACAGTACCACCTAGCATCATGCAAAAAG AAAAATCCAAAGATAGCTAAAAAGATGGCTAACTGCAAATATAATGCTTGTCATGTGGTCCCAATTGAAAGGCTCAAGGAGCATGAGGCTAACTGTACTGAAAGAACTGCAGTAGATGACG AGCCATTTAATCTTCCAAAGGTTAGTTTTCCAAGTTTGGAACCAAATGAAAAACCTTCTAATGCTGCCCATCAGATTCCTGACACTGATATCTGGAACGAAG aTAACATGCATCATTCTCCTTCATTCGTTCTTCAGACTTTTACTCCAAAAATGCTGGTTTGTGAAAG TGACCCAAGagacctgaaaaaaaaagttacagatgATAATGATCCCAACAATTATAAATCCTGGAGAAAag GTCAGAAAAACTGA